A DNA window from Doryrhamphus excisus isolate RoL2022-K1 chromosome 2, RoL_Dexc_1.0, whole genome shotgun sequence contains the following coding sequences:
- the LOC131116935 gene encoding runt-related transcription factor 3-like translates to MAGNDDNSSAELRNATTTMKQGHAHFNDLRFIGRSGRGKSFTLSINVLTTPPQVATLHRAIKVTVDGPRLPRRQRQKEAEALRLSSCRFASSDCRPLSSLWASEASLFGQMAALTSSFTSSPRRHHLSGLSYATPPAAYTSYTSAPPPPLSHSGSLPPGSLYYGPNQPIQTAGEDGSVVAAALSNYTEGGCFSLRGEEAVWRPY, encoded by the exons ATGGCCGGCAATGATGACAACAGTAGCGCTGAGCTGCGTAACGCCACGACTACTATGAAGCAGGGACACGCCCACTTCAATGACCTCCGCTTCATAGGCCGCAGTGGCAGAG GTAAGAGCTTCACCCTCAGCATAAACGTACTGACCACGCCCCCCCAGGTGGCCACGCTGCACAGAGCCATCAAGGTGACCGTGGATGGTCCACGCCTGCCCAGAC GGCAGCGTCAGAAAGAGGCGGAAGCTCTTCGGCTCTCCAGCTGCAGGTTTGCATCTTCAG ACTGTAGACCGCTGTCCTCCCTCTGGGCCAGCGAGGCGTCTTTGTTCGGTCAGATGGCCGCCCTGACGTCTTCCTTCACATCAAGTCCCAGAAGGCACCATCTGTCCGGTCTCTCATATGCCACCCCGCCCGCGGCTTACACATCCTACACCtcagctcctccccctccactcAGCCACAGCGGTTCGCTCCCACCTGGGAGTCTCTACTACGGGCCAAACCAACCCATCCAGACTGCAGGGGAGGACGGAAGTGTGGTGGCAGCAGCATTGAGCAATTACACTGAAGGGGGGTGTTTTTCCCTAAGAGGGGAAGAAGCCGTCTGGAGGCcttattga
- the LOC131116777 gene encoding gap junction alpha-5 protein-like, which produces MADWSLLGNFLEEVQEHSTSIGKVWLTILFIFRILVLGTAAESSWGDEQEDFNCDTEQPGCENVCYDKAFPIAHIRYWVLQIVFVSTPSLVYMGHAMHTVRREEKRRSREEGGAENGGSEEDDDDPGGGDGGEERGGKEGKDRGKEKTESPSGGRVRLKGALLQTYVLSILIRSIMEVVFLCLQYFLYGIFLHPLYVCKAWPCPHPVNCYVSRPTEKNVFIVFMLAVSAVSLVLSMLELHHLAWRHCCRRLLLSRKVVTAEETSLSKQLPMSPPPPSTPPPDFSQCVIGSSHFLALPFTNHRLAHQQNSVNMAAEQHKMAATAGEESLLQMSCYSPGWQGSANMACFSHAANEDSPLQNGADGRLMLCSNEGMCQRDKRRLSKTSGASSRTRVDDLAI; this is translated from the exons ATGGCTGATTGGAGTCTGTTGGGAAACTTCCTGGAGGAGGTACAGGAACACTCCACTTCCATTGGCAAG GTGTGGTTGACCATCCTGTTCATTTTCCGTATCCTGGTGCTGGGGACGGCAGCCGAGTCGTCTTGGGGTGACGAACAGGAAGACTTCAACTGCGACACGGAACAGCCTGGTTGCGAGAACGTGTGTTACGACAAAGCCTTCCCCATAGCGCACATACGATACTGG GTACTCCAGATTGTCTTTGTGTCCACGCCCAGTCTGGTCTACATGGGCCACGCCATGCACACGGTCCGCAGGGAGGAGAAGAGGCGGAGCCGGGAGGAGGGAGGTGCAGAAAATGGCGGCAGCGAGGAGGATGATGACGACCCGGGAGGGGGCGATGGGGGCGAGGAGCGAGGGGGCAAAGAAGGAAAGGACAGGGGGAAGGAGAAGACAGAAAGTCCATCAGGAGGGAGGGTCCGCCTGAAAGGGGCGCTACTACAGACCTACGTGCTGAGTATCCTTATAAGAAGCATCATGGAG GTGGTCTTCCTGTGTCTGCAATACTTCCTATATGGAATATTCCTCCATCCTCTCTATGTGTGCAAG gcGTGGCCCTGCCCACATCCCGTCAACTGCTACGTGTCACGGCCCACAGAGAAGAACGTCTTCATCGTGTTCATGTTGGCCGTGTCAGCCGTGTCGTTGGTGCTCAGCATGCTGGAGCTGCACCACTTGGCTTGGAGACACTGCTGCAG GCGCTTGTTATTGTCAAGGAAGGTCGTGACCGCTGAAGAGACATCGCTCTCCAAACAGCTTCCCATGTCGCCTCCCCCGCCCTCCACCCCGCCTCCCGACTTCAGCCAGTGCGTGATTGGCTCCTCGCACTTCCTGGCCCTCCCTTTCACCAACCATCGCCTGGCTCACCAGCAAAACTCTGTCAACATGGCTGCCGAGCAGCACAAGATGGCCGCCACAGCGGGCGAGGAGAGTCTGCTCCAGATGAGTTGTTACTCCCCCGGCTGGCAGGGCAGCGCCAACATGGCCTGCTTCAGCCATGCCGCCAACGAGGATTCGCCACTCCAAAATGGCGCTGACGGGCGTTTGATGCTTTGCTCCAATGAGGGCATGTGCCAGCGGGACAAACGGAGGCTCAGCAAGACGAGCGGCGCCAGCAGCCGAACGAGAGTGGATGACCTTGCGATATGA